Genomic window (Helianthus annuus cultivar XRQ/B chromosome 3, HanXRQr2.0-SUNRISE, whole genome shotgun sequence):
tgagagagaactaaccttttatgcggattcaaaccccctagatatctcggttccgaccatttatctagtgtttcttcattggcgcccaccgttttctcagtttttctagtttcaatctcgtttcgattcagttCATCTTATTTTTCCGTTTTTAcacatggcagaaaattcatcttCTCACCGACAGCCTGGTCCTCGACCAAATGTCGGAAACAATTTACCAATAGAAGGGATGGTAGAAGAGGCCTCAGACGATAATGAGGTTCAATCTAATGGAGCAAATAACCCTGTTACCCCAGGGGTATTTCCCACAAATCCCGCTCAATCAATTTTACCACCGGGAGAAACTCCGATATCATGGTATGTCCGGTCACAAGGGGCATTAAATGCAGTTTACACACAATTGTGTGCTCAAACTTCTCCCATAACACAATCACGAAGGCCAGGATCTAGAGCTCATGCTTCCCAACGAGAAGAATCAACCTATGATGGTACAAACAGCTACCAGAAGCAACACCATGAATCACAGCCTCGTCAAAGGCAATCAGTTCATGATAGGTTGGGTTCCCAGTGTGATGCCCACACCGATGAATCCGATCAGACATATCGTTTGAGTGCAAACACCAGCGTATTCAACAGACTACACCCAAACTCTAACAAATCCAGGCCTCGAGCGGTTTACAACCCTGAGGCAGAGCATAACTATGACTTAGTTTACCGCCCTGCAGAAGCAGCGGAAAACTCGAAGTTAATACTAGAAATAGATCTGGCTCCGTTAGAAAGGGCAAAATTACCATCCAACGTCGGAAAATTCAATGGGCTAACTGACCCCGACGATCATCTGAGAGTCTTCACCAGCGCAGGGTTAGTTGGCGGTTGGACTCTTCCGCTctggtgtcatttgtttgttcaaaCATTAACTGGGCCAGCGCGAATCTGGTTTGATAACCTACTGACGGGGCAAATCGAGTCATGGAAAGACCTGCGCCAAAAATTCTTAACACACTTCAGCCAGCAAAGGCGTTCCATGCGGGATACATCCGATGTCATGAACATATGGCGTCGAGATGACGAGAATCTGGAAGATTTTATAACCAGATATAATAAAGAGGTGTTGGAGATCGGTGGTGTTCACGAACAGCTAATCCGTGC
Coding sequences:
- the LOC110932273 gene encoding uncharacterized protein LOC110932273 gives rise to the protein MAENSSSHRQPGPRPNVGNNLPIEGMVEEASDDNEVQSNGANNPVTPGVFPTNPAQSILPPGETPISWYVRSQGALNAVYTQLCAQTSPITQSRRPGSRAHASQREESTYDGTNSYQKQHHESQPRQRQSVHDRLGSQCDAHTDESDQTYRLSANTSVFNRLHPNSNKSRPRAVYNPEAEHNYDLVYRPAEAAENSKLILEIDLAPLERAKLPSNVGKFNGLTDPDDHLRVFTSAGLVGGWTLPLWCHLFVQTLTGPARIWFDNLLTGQIESWKDLRQKFLTHFSQQRRSMRDTSDVMNIWRRDDENLEDFITRYNKEVLEIGGVHEQLIRAQFKYAVRCDDMVKVLSGTEGLPKSWEKIMAAAKVYAQTEKNLTTNRPPPPHSRPTDLSATGERRFKKSWRESSGSRSSEDARTTINKLSAQRENKHENRERQWTPLTKTPAEVLSTEDYQFKPPIPMKSKRGQDLAQYCEYHKDTGHTTNNCISLRTEIEKALKNGEFTHLLQNMRKEIKQITRGEETSNKRAKT